One window of the Pseudomonas knackmussii B13 genome contains the following:
- a CDS encoding SDR family oxidoreductase: protein MFQPVALITGCSSGIGRALADAFRESGYAVWATARRDEDVAVLDQAGFRGVRLDVTDSAAVAALAERLRSEVGGLDVLINNAGYGAMGPLLDGGAEVLRQQFETNVFAVIELSRACLPLLRERKGTLVNIGSVSGVLVTPFAGAYCASKAAVHALNEALRLELAPFGIAVLEVQPGAIASSFGANANRSLEGVVAEDSPWWPLREFIRARANASQDKPTPATELARQVLGTIHRNPVPRLLRVGHGSRALPLLARWLPTALLDRALKKRFGLNGQL from the coding sequence ATGTTCCAGCCCGTCGCCCTCATCACCGGATGCTCCAGCGGCATCGGCCGCGCCCTGGCCGACGCCTTCCGCGAGTCCGGCTACGCCGTCTGGGCCACCGCGCGGCGCGACGAGGACGTCGCCGTCCTCGACCAGGCCGGCTTTCGCGGCGTGCGCCTGGACGTGACCGACAGCGCCGCCGTCGCCGCACTGGCCGAGCGCCTGCGCAGCGAAGTCGGCGGCCTCGACGTGCTGATCAACAACGCCGGCTACGGCGCCATGGGCCCGCTGCTGGACGGCGGTGCCGAGGTCCTGCGCCAGCAGTTCGAGACCAACGTGTTCGCGGTGATCGAACTGAGCCGCGCCTGCCTGCCGCTGCTGCGCGAACGCAAGGGCACGCTGGTGAATATCGGCAGCGTCTCCGGCGTGCTGGTCACCCCTTTCGCCGGTGCCTACTGCGCGTCCAAGGCCGCCGTGCATGCGCTCAACGAGGCGCTGCGCCTGGAGCTCGCGCCCTTCGGCATCGCGGTGCTGGAAGTGCAGCCCGGCGCCATAGCCTCCAGCTTCGGCGCCAACGCCAACCGCAGCCTGGAAGGCGTTGTCGCCGAGGACTCGCCCTGGTGGCCGCTGCGCGAGTTCATCCGCGCTCGCGCCAACGCCTCGCAGGACAAGCCCACACCCGCCACCGAGCTGGCCCGTCAGGTGCTCGGCACCATCCACCGCAATCCGGTGCCGCGCCTGCTGCGTGTCGGCCACGGCAGCCGCGCCCTGCCCCTGCTCGCGCGCTGGTTGCCAACCGCGCTGCTGGACCGCGCGCTGAAGAAACGCTTCGGCCTGAACGGCCAACTCTAG
- the codA gene encoding cytosine deaminase, whose product MKIVNAKLRKQTGLFTIRCEGELIAEVLPQAGSVLARSDELDAAGQLVIAPLVEPHIHLDATLTAGEPEWNMSGTLFEGIERWAQRKETITHEDTKSRAHTTIRMLAAHGIQHVRTHVDVTDPTLAALKAMLEVKEEAKHLVDLQIVAFPQEGIESYEGGRELMEEAIRLGADVVGGIPHFENTREQGVSSIRFLMDLAERTGCLVDVHCDETDDPNSRFLEVLAEEARVRGMGARVTASHTTAMGSYDNAYCSKLFRLLKRSGISFVSCPTESIHLQGRFDTFPKRRGVTRVAEIDRAGMNVCFGQDSIKDPWYPLGNGNILRVLDAGLHICHMMGFDDLQRSLDLVTDNSARALNLGERYGIAAGRPANLLVLGVDSDYEAVRQQTKALYSIRHGRILMRRAPESVELFEG is encoded by the coding sequence ATGAAGATCGTCAACGCCAAGCTGCGCAAGCAGACCGGCCTGTTCACCATTCGCTGCGAAGGCGAGCTCATTGCCGAGGTGCTGCCGCAGGCCGGCAGCGTGCTCGCCCGCAGCGACGAGCTCGACGCCGCCGGGCAACTGGTCATCGCGCCCCTGGTCGAGCCGCACATCCACCTCGACGCCACCCTCACCGCCGGCGAGCCCGAGTGGAACATGAGCGGCACCCTGTTCGAGGGCATCGAGCGCTGGGCGCAGCGCAAGGAAACCATCACTCACGAGGACACCAAGTCCCGCGCCCACACCACCATCCGCATGCTGGCTGCCCACGGTATCCAGCACGTGCGCACCCACGTGGACGTCACCGACCCGACCCTGGCCGCGCTCAAGGCGATGCTGGAAGTGAAGGAAGAGGCGAAGCACCTGGTGGACTTGCAGATAGTCGCGTTCCCGCAGGAGGGCATCGAGTCCTACGAGGGCGGTCGCGAGCTGATGGAAGAGGCGATCCGCCTCGGCGCCGACGTGGTCGGCGGCATCCCGCACTTCGAGAACACCCGCGAGCAGGGCGTCAGCTCGATCAGGTTCCTCATGGACCTGGCCGAGCGCACCGGCTGCCTGGTGGACGTGCACTGCGACGAGACCGACGACCCCAACTCGCGCTTCCTCGAAGTGCTCGCCGAAGAGGCGCGGGTGCGCGGCATGGGCGCGCGCGTCACCGCCAGCCACACCACGGCCATGGGCTCGTATGACAACGCCTACTGCTCGAAGCTGTTCCGCCTGCTCAAGCGCTCGGGCATCAGCTTCGTCTCCTGCCCGACCGAGAGCATCCACCTGCAGGGCCGCTTCGATACCTTCCCGAAACGCCGTGGCGTGACCCGCGTGGCCGAAATCGACCGCGCCGGGATGAACGTCTGCTTCGGCCAGGATTCGATCAAGGACCCCTGGTACCCCCTGGGCAACGGCAACATTCTGCGGGTGCTCGATGCCGGCCTGCACATCTGCCACATGATGGGCTTCGACGACCTGCAGCGCAGCCTCGACCTGGTCACCGACAACAGCGCCCGCGCACTGAACCTGGGCGAGCGCTACGGCATTGCTGCCGGCCGCCCTGCCAACCTGCTGGTGCTGGGCGTGGACAGCGACTACGAGGCGGTACGCCAGCAGACCAAGGCGCTGTACTCGATCCGCCACGGCCGCATCCTGATGCGCCGCGCGCCGGAGAGCGTGGAGCTGTTCGAGGGCTGA
- a CDS encoding mannose-1-phosphate guanylyltransferase/mannose-6-phosphate isomerase has protein sequence MIPVILSGGSGSRLWPLSRKLYPKQFLALAGEHTLFQQTVERLAFDGMEPPLVVSNKEHRFILQEQLEQLNLQSQGILLEPFGRNTAPAVAIAAMQLVAEGRDELLLVLPADHVLEDPRAFQRALALGTVAAERGEMVLFGVPAQRAETGYGYIRANADERLPEGVARVERFIEKPDAERARQFVEQGNHYWNSGMFLFRASRFLEELKRHDADIYDTCLLALERSQREGTVVNIDAATFACCPDDSIDYAVMEKTQRACVVPLDAGWNDVGSWSSIWEVHEKDANGNVTKGDVVVHDSRNCLVHGNGKLVSVVGLDDIVVVETKDAMMIAHRDRVQDVKKVVGELDAAGRSETQNHCAVYRPWGSYDSVDMGGRFQVKHITVKPGAQLSLQMHHHRAEHWIVVSGTAQVTCDEKVFLLTENQSTYIPIASVHRLANPGKIPLEIIEVQSGSYLGEDDIERLEDVYGRTEPAVMQAQAGAR, from the coding sequence ATGATTCCCGTCATTCTTTCCGGTGGCAGCGGCTCCCGACTCTGGCCCCTTTCACGCAAGCTCTATCCCAAGCAGTTCCTCGCCCTGGCCGGCGAGCACACGCTGTTCCAGCAGACCGTCGAGCGCCTGGCCTTCGACGGCATGGAGCCGCCGCTGGTGGTGAGCAACAAGGAGCACCGCTTCATCCTCCAGGAACAGCTCGAACAGCTGAACCTGCAGAGCCAGGGCATCCTGCTCGAACCCTTCGGTCGCAACACCGCGCCGGCCGTGGCCATCGCCGCCATGCAGCTGGTCGCCGAAGGCCGTGACGAACTGCTGCTGGTGCTGCCGGCCGACCACGTGCTGGAAGACCCACGCGCCTTCCAGCGCGCCCTGGCCCTTGGCACCGTGGCCGCCGAACGCGGCGAGATGGTGCTCTTCGGTGTCCCGGCGCAACGTGCCGAGACCGGCTACGGCTACATCCGCGCCAACGCCGACGAGCGCCTGCCTGAAGGCGTGGCGCGGGTCGAACGCTTCATCGAGAAGCCCGATGCCGAACGCGCCCGCCAGTTCGTCGAGCAGGGCAACCACTACTGGAACAGCGGCATGTTCCTGTTCCGCGCCAGCCGCTTCCTCGAAGAGCTCAAGCGCCACGACGCGGACATCTACGACACCTGCCTGCTGGCCCTGGAACGCAGCCAGCGCGAAGGCACGGTGGTGAACATCGACGCCGCCACATTCGCCTGCTGCCCGGACGACTCCATCGACTACGCGGTGATGGAAAAGACCCAGCGCGCCTGCGTGGTGCCGCTGGACGCCGGCTGGAACGACGTCGGCAGCTGGTCGTCGATCTGGGAGGTGCACGAGAAGGACGCCAACGGCAACGTCACCAAGGGCGACGTGGTCGTCCACGACAGCCGCAACTGCCTGGTGCACGGCAACGGCAAGCTGGTCTCGGTGGTCGGCCTGGACGACATCGTGGTGGTGGAAACCAAGGACGCCATGATGATCGCCCACCGCGACCGCGTGCAGGACGTGAAGAAAGTGGTCGGCGAACTCGACGCCGCCGGTCGCAGCGAAACCCAGAACCACTGCGCGGTGTACCGCCCCTGGGGCAGCTACGACTCGGTGGACATGGGCGGCCGCTTCCAGGTCAAGCACATCACCGTGAAGCCCGGCGCGCAGCTCTCGCTGCAGATGCACCACCACCGCGCCGAGCACTGGATCGTGGTCTCCGGCACCGCCCAGGTGACCTGCGACGAGAAGGTGTTCCTGCTCACCGAGAACCAGTCCACCTACATCCCCATCGCCTCGGTGCACCGCCTGGCCAACCCCGGCAAGATCCCGCTGGAGATCATCGAGGTGCAGTCCGGCAGCTACCTGGGCGAGGACGACATCGAGCGTCTGGAGGATGTCTACGGACGTACAGAACCGGCTGTGATGCAAGCCCAGGCCGGCGCACGCTAG
- a CDS encoding alginate O-acetyltransferase AlgF, whose protein sequence is MQEETEVHPMIRSKTQGWKIPALALALGLANVGAHAGEAALYGPQAPKGSAFVRAYNAGNSELSVSVGNAALNDVAPLGSSDFKFLPPGSYTAKVGSQSLPVKLDPDAYYTLVSEPGAQPQLVSEPPFKNKQKALVRVQNLSGKALTLKTADGKTEVVGNVAPKSHGDREINPVKVDLALFDGAQKVSDLKPVTLARGEVVCLYVTDAGGKLSPVWVKRPVVAD, encoded by the coding sequence ATGCAAGAAGAGACGGAGGTACACCCCATGATCCGATCCAAGACCCAAGGCTGGAAAATCCCCGCCCTCGCCTTGGCCCTGGGCCTGGCCAACGTCGGCGCACACGCCGGCGAAGCCGCCCTCTACGGCCCGCAGGCGCCCAAGGGCTCGGCCTTCGTGCGGGCCTACAACGCCGGCAACAGCGAGCTCTCGGTGAGCGTCGGCAACGCCGCGCTGAACGACGTCGCGCCGCTGGGCTCCAGCGACTTCAAGTTCCTCCCGCCCGGCAGCTACACCGCCAAGGTCGGCAGCCAGAGCCTGCCGGTGAAACTCGATCCGGACGCCTACTACACCCTGGTCAGCGAACCGGGCGCGCAACCGCAGCTGGTAAGCGAGCCGCCCTTCAAGAACAAGCAGAAGGCCCTGGTGCGCGTGCAGAACCTCAGCGGCAAGGCGCTGACCCTGAAGACCGCCGACGGCAAGACCGAAGTGGTCGGCAACGTCGCCCCGAAAAGCCACGGCGACCGCGAGATCAACCCGGTGAAAGTCGACCTGGCGCTGTTCGACGGCGCGCAGAAGGTCAGCGACCTCAAGCCGGTGACCCTGGCCCGCGGCGAGGTGGTGTGCCTGTACGTCACCGACGCCGGCGGAAAGCTTTCGCCGGTGTGGGTCAAGCGGCCGGTGGTGGCGGATTGA
- a CDS encoding alginate O-acetyltransferase: MNPTLPKPLQYAYVAAFGGLLLGLACGSLKSFPSFSAAPGTPLLNGKLAHAFETHYDEQFPIKRLGTNLWAALDFALFDEGRPGVVLGKDGWLYTDEEFKPAPTATQLDDNWALLRGVQKELERRGVKLVLAIIPAKARVYPEYLGKEQPASLHAGLYQDFLQRARQAGMAAPELLETLDQAKDKGQVFLRTDTHWTPLGAEAVAERLARAIRDGQHLDLPQQTFITEAHAAAPHKGDLLTFLPLDPLFSTLLPAPDQLQERQTRAADDNASGGDLFGDSTAPQVALVGTSYSANPRWNFAGALKQALSADLINYAKEGKGPLEPMLELLQDPGFAQHPPRLLVWEFPERYLPMRNDLSQFDANWLAQLRAAGTRDERLAANPPGLAAAR; the protein is encoded by the coding sequence ATGAACCCGACGCTTCCCAAACCCCTGCAATACGCCTACGTCGCCGCCTTCGGCGGGCTGCTCCTGGGCCTGGCCTGCGGCTCGCTGAAGAGCTTCCCGAGCTTCAGCGCAGCCCCCGGCACCCCGCTGCTCAACGGCAAGCTGGCGCACGCCTTCGAGACCCACTACGACGAGCAATTCCCGATCAAGCGCCTGGGCACCAACCTCTGGGCCGCGCTCGACTTCGCCCTGTTCGACGAAGGCCGCCCCGGCGTGGTGCTCGGCAAGGACGGCTGGCTGTACACCGACGAAGAGTTCAAGCCGGCACCGACGGCGACCCAGCTCGACGACAACTGGGCACTGCTGCGCGGCGTGCAGAAGGAGCTGGAGCGACGCGGCGTGAAGCTGGTACTGGCGATCATCCCGGCCAAGGCGCGGGTGTATCCCGAATACCTCGGCAAGGAACAGCCGGCCAGCCTGCACGCCGGTCTGTACCAGGACTTCCTGCAGCGCGCGCGGCAGGCCGGCATGGCCGCGCCCGAGCTGCTGGAAACCCTCGACCAGGCCAAGGACAAGGGCCAGGTCTTCCTGCGCACCGACACCCACTGGACGCCGCTGGGCGCCGAGGCCGTGGCCGAGCGCCTGGCCCGCGCCATCCGCGACGGCCAGCACCTCGACCTGCCGCAGCAGACCTTCATCACCGAGGCCCACGCCGCCGCGCCGCACAAGGGCGACCTGCTGACCTTCCTGCCGCTGGACCCGCTGTTCAGCACGCTGCTGCCGGCGCCGGACCAGTTGCAGGAACGCCAGACCCGCGCGGCCGACGACAACGCCAGCGGCGGCGACCTCTTCGGCGACAGCACCGCGCCGCAGGTGGCGCTGGTCGGCACCAGCTACAGCGCCAACCCGCGCTGGAACTTCGCCGGCGCGCTCAAGCAGGCGCTGTCGGCCGACCTGATCAATTACGCCAAGGAAGGCAAGGGGCCGCTCGAACCGATGCTCGAACTGCTCCAGGACCCCGGCTTCGCGCAGCACCCGCCGCGCCTGCTGGTCTGGGAATTCCCCGAACGCTACCTGCCGATGCGCAACGACCTCAGCCAGTTCGACGCGAACTGGCTGGCCCAGCTGCGCGCGGCCGGCACCCGAGACGAACGCCTGGCGGCCAACCCGCCGGGCCTGGCTGCGGCGCGCTGA
- a CDS encoding MBOAT family O-acyltransferase, translating into MVFSSNVFLFLFLPVFLGLYYLSGNRYRNLLLLVASYLFYAWWRVDFLALFAGVTLFNYWIGLRIGAAGVRTLAAKRWLILGVVVDLCVLGYFKYANFGVDSLNQIITSFGMQPFVLTHILLPIGISFYTFESISYIIDVYRGDTPATRNLIDFAAFVAIFPHLIAGPVLRFKDLVDQFNHRTHSLDKFAEGCTRFMQGFVKKVFIADTLAALADHCFALQNPTTGDAWLGALAYTAQLYFDFSGYSDMAIGLGLMMGFRFMENFNQPYVSQSITEFWRRWHISLSTWLRDYLYISLGGNRGTTFQTYRNLFLTMLLGGLWHGANVTYIVWGAWHGTWLAIERALGVNAAPRVLNPLKWAFTFLLVILGWVIFRAENLHVAWRMYAAMFSFGDWQLSELNRASLTGLQLGTLALAYAVLAVFGLRQFRGQPLQLKAPKAEAGNDQGGAVVASWSAALPLLATRVALLALFAASVLKLSAQSYSPFLYFQF; encoded by the coding sequence ATGGTCTTTTCTTCCAACGTGTTCCTGTTCCTGTTCCTGCCGGTGTTCCTCGGCCTGTACTACCTGAGCGGGAACCGCTACCGGAACCTCCTGTTGCTGGTCGCCAGCTACCTCTTCTATGCCTGGTGGCGCGTGGACTTCCTCGCCCTGTTCGCCGGCGTCACCCTGTTCAACTACTGGATCGGGCTGCGCATCGGCGCGGCCGGCGTGCGCACGCTCGCGGCCAAGCGCTGGCTGATCCTCGGCGTGGTCGTCGACCTCTGCGTGCTGGGCTACTTCAAGTACGCCAACTTCGGTGTCGACAGCCTCAACCAGATCATCACCTCGTTCGGCATGCAGCCCTTCGTGCTGACGCACATCCTGCTGCCCATCGGCATCTCGTTCTACACCTTCGAGTCGATCAGCTACATCATCGACGTGTACCGCGGCGACACCCCGGCCACGCGCAACCTGATCGACTTTGCCGCCTTCGTCGCCATCTTCCCGCACCTGATCGCCGGCCCCGTGCTGCGCTTCAAGGACCTGGTCGACCAGTTCAACCACCGCACCCACAGCCTCGACAAGTTCGCCGAAGGCTGCACCCGCTTCATGCAGGGCTTCGTCAAGAAGGTGTTCATCGCCGACACCCTGGCGGCCCTGGCCGACCACTGCTTCGCCCTGCAGAACCCGACCACGGGCGACGCCTGGCTCGGCGCGCTGGCCTACACCGCGCAGCTGTACTTCGACTTCTCCGGCTACAGCGACATGGCCATCGGCCTGGGCCTGATGATGGGCTTCCGCTTCATGGAGAACTTCAACCAGCCCTACGTCAGCCAGTCGATCACCGAGTTCTGGCGGCGCTGGCACATCAGCCTCTCCACCTGGCTGCGCGACTACCTGTACATCAGCCTGGGCGGCAACCGCGGCACCACTTTCCAGACCTACCGCAACCTGTTCCTGACCATGCTGCTGGGCGGGCTGTGGCACGGCGCCAACGTGACCTACATCGTCTGGGGCGCCTGGCACGGTACCTGGCTGGCGATCGAGCGCGCCCTCGGGGTCAACGCCGCGCCGCGCGTGCTCAATCCGCTGAAGTGGGCCTTCACTTTCCTCCTGGTGATCCTCGGCTGGGTGATCTTCCGCGCCGAGAACCTGCACGTCGCCTGGCGCATGTACGCCGCCATGTTCAGCTTCGGCGACTGGCAGCTGTCCGAGCTCAACCGCGCCAGCCTCACCGGCCTGCAGCTGGGCACCCTGGCGCTCGCCTACGCCGTGCTCGCGGTATTCGGCCTGCGCCAGTTCCGCGGCCAGCCGCTGCAACTCAAGGCACCCAAGGCCGAGGCCGGCAACGACCAGGGCGGCGCCGTGGTCGCCAGCTGGAGTGCCGCGCTGCCGCTGCTGGCCACCCGCGTGGCGCTGCTTGCGCTGTTCGCCGCCTCGGTGCTGAAGCTCTCCGCGCAGAGCTACTCGCCCTTCCTCTACTTCCAGTTCTGA
- a CDS encoding mannuronate-specific alginate lyase, with product MSIQRLSRSKGLRLLWPLLSLGSLGALYGQASQAADLVPPPGYFAPVGERKGEADSCQAAPTPYTGSLQFTSKYEGSDSARATLNTGAEKKFREQIKDITEMERGTSKLITQYMRSGHKGDLDCALNWLSTWAKADALESTDFNHTGKSMRKWALGSLSSSYLRLKFSSSRPLAAYPQQSAQIEQWFGKLGSQVVSDWSNLPLKQINNHSYWAAWSVMSTAVVTNRRDLFDWSVQAFKVAASQVDDDGYLPNELKRRQRALSYHNYALTPLAMIAAFAQANGTDLREENHGALQRLAERVMQGVGDQQAFDAKTGNDQDMEDLKENSKFAWLEPYCALYSCAPKTQDWRRKMEPFNSFRLGGDVTKVFNRGNGG from the coding sequence ATGTCCATCCAACGTCTTTCCCGCAGCAAGGGCCTGCGCCTGCTCTGGCCGCTGCTCAGCCTGGGCAGCCTCGGTGCGCTCTACGGACAAGCCTCCCAGGCCGCCGACCTGGTGCCGCCACCCGGCTATTTCGCCCCGGTCGGCGAGCGCAAGGGCGAGGCCGACAGCTGCCAGGCAGCGCCCACGCCCTACACCGGCTCGCTGCAGTTCACCAGCAAGTACGAAGGCTCCGACTCGGCGCGCGCCACCCTCAACACCGGCGCCGAGAAGAAATTCCGCGAGCAGATCAAGGACATCACCGAGATGGAGCGCGGCACCAGCAAGCTGATCACCCAGTACATGCGCAGCGGCCACAAGGGCGACCTCGACTGTGCGCTGAACTGGCTGTCCACCTGGGCCAAGGCCGACGCGCTGGAGAGCACCGACTTCAACCACACCGGCAAGTCGATGCGCAAATGGGCGCTGGGCAGCCTGTCCTCGTCCTACCTGCGCCTGAAGTTCTCCAGCAGCCGCCCGCTGGCGGCCTACCCGCAGCAGTCGGCGCAGATCGAGCAGTGGTTCGGCAAGCTCGGCAGCCAGGTGGTCAGCGACTGGAGCAACCTGCCGCTCAAGCAGATCAACAACCACAGCTACTGGGCCGCCTGGTCGGTGATGTCCACTGCCGTGGTGACCAACCGCCGCGACCTGTTCGACTGGTCGGTGCAGGCGTTCAAGGTCGCCGCCAGCCAGGTCGACGACGACGGCTACCTGCCCAACGAACTCAAGCGCCGCCAGCGCGCCCTCTCCTACCACAACTACGCGCTGACCCCGCTGGCGATGATCGCCGCCTTCGCCCAGGCCAACGGCACCGACCTGCGCGAGGAAAACCACGGCGCGCTGCAGCGCCTGGCCGAACGCGTGATGCAAGGCGTGGGCGACCAGCAGGCCTTCGACGCCAAGACCGGCAACGACCAGGACATGGAAGACCTGAAGGAGAACAGCAAGTTCGCCTGGCTGGAGCCCTACTGCGCGCTCTACAGCTGCGCGCCTAAGACCCAGGACTGGCGCAGGAAGATGGAGCCCTTCAACAGCTTCCGCCTCGGCGGCGACGTGACGAAGGTGTTCAACCGCGGCAACGGCGGATAA
- a CDS encoding alginate O-acetyltransferase: MTIRPHCLSGLTGLAAGLLLAHGAFAADTGAPTYRALPAAGLCPKAADDKAYDTKYLGFFTHLVPAQEDWLFRTTYDLRTDFGTSPEGWRELKALRDELKRKGVELMVVYQPTRGLIDREKLNPEEKASFNFELAKKNYLASIAKFREAGIYTPDFSPLFDEKEAHPYYFKGDHHWTPYGAMRSAKIAAQTLKEIPGYDAIPKKEFESKRTGLLSKLGTFHKAAAQLCGSSYAPQYVDRFETEPVGASDSGDLFGDGGNPQVAVVGTSNSGPAYNFVGFLEEYGKVDILNNAVSGGGFDSSLLAYLTSESFHKNPPKILVWEFATHYDMAQKSFYRQAMPLVANGCATQKAVLSRKVKLHAGRNEVLLNSATLPIRSGSYTADITYSDPSVHQLKNTVWYMNGRREQLKIEQSKAVDTGGRYVFELRNDEDWADQQFLSLEIEAPDEMPAGLEVEAKLCQTPQTKATAEVAGR; the protein is encoded by the coding sequence ATGACCATCCGCCCCCATTGCCTGTCGGGCCTGACGGGCCTCGCCGCCGGCCTGCTGCTCGCCCACGGCGCCTTCGCCGCCGACACCGGCGCGCCGACCTACCGCGCCCTGCCGGCCGCCGGCCTGTGCCCCAAGGCGGCCGACGACAAGGCCTACGACACCAAGTACCTGGGCTTCTTCACCCACCTGGTGCCGGCCCAGGAAGACTGGCTGTTCCGCACCACCTACGACCTGCGCACCGACTTCGGCACCAGCCCCGAAGGCTGGCGCGAACTCAAGGCGCTGCGCGACGAACTCAAGCGCAAGGGCGTCGAGCTGATGGTGGTCTACCAGCCCACCCGCGGCCTGATCGACCGCGAGAAGCTCAACCCCGAGGAGAAGGCCTCCTTCAACTTCGAGCTGGCGAAGAAGAACTACCTGGCGTCGATCGCCAAGTTCCGCGAGGCCGGCATCTACACCCCGGACTTCTCGCCGCTGTTCGACGAGAAGGAAGCCCACCCGTACTACTTCAAGGGCGACCACCACTGGACCCCGTACGGCGCCATGCGCAGCGCGAAGATCGCCGCGCAGACGCTGAAGGAAATCCCCGGCTACGACGCGATTCCGAAGAAGGAATTCGAAAGCAAGCGCACCGGCCTGCTGTCCAAGCTCGGCACCTTCCACAAGGCCGCCGCGCAGCTCTGCGGCAGCAGCTACGCGCCGCAGTACGTCGACCGCTTCGAGACCGAGCCGGTAGGCGCCAGCGACAGCGGCGACCTGTTCGGCGACGGCGGCAACCCGCAGGTGGCAGTGGTCGGCACCTCCAACAGCGGCCCGGCCTACAACTTCGTCGGCTTCCTCGAGGAGTACGGCAAGGTCGACATCCTCAACAACGCCGTGTCCGGCGGCGGCTTCGACAGCTCGCTGCTGGCCTACCTGACCAGCGAGAGCTTCCACAAGAACCCGCCGAAGATCCTCGTCTGGGAATTCGCCACCCACTACGACATGGCGCAGAAGAGCTTCTACCGCCAGGCCATGCCGCTGGTGGCCAACGGCTGCGCGACGCAGAAGGCCGTGCTCAGCCGCAAGGTCAAGCTGCACGCCGGGCGCAACGAGGTGCTGCTCAACAGCGCGACGCTGCCGATCCGCAGCGGCAGCTACACCGCCGACATCACCTACAGCGACCCGAGCGTGCACCAGCTGAAGAACACCGTCTGGTACATGAACGGCCGCCGCGAGCAGCTGAAGATCGAGCAGTCCAAGGCCGTCGACACCGGCGGGCGCTACGTCTTCGAGCTGCGCAACGACGAGGACTGGGCCGACCAGCAGTTCCTCTCCCTGGAAATCGAAGCGCCGGACGAGATGCCGGCCGGCCTCGAGGTCGAGGCCAAGCTGTGCCAGACGCCGCAAACCAAGGCCACTGCCGAAGTGGCCGGGAGATAA